In Sulfitobacter sp. W027, a single window of DNA contains:
- a CDS encoding DNA alkylation repair protein, with translation MNLETALEELEAQANPARAEEMRAYHKADRRYLGLTNPQIAELAQAWREALDVEGRVALADGLWQSDIFEARVAAAKLLTQARLRPDDQAAWALIASWTADFDSWAIADHASMAAQKRLMADPTRLDELENWVASDHLWTRRAALVSTLPWTKQNNPKPEELEARDRILGWAATMAPDHRWFIQKAIGWWLRDLSKHDPERTHAFIATHGEAMKPFAVKEALRLLKKSDGAG, from the coding sequence ATGAATTTGGAAACCGCTCTGGAAGAGCTCGAAGCGCAGGCCAACCCGGCCCGCGCCGAAGAGATGCGCGCCTATCACAAGGCCGACCGTCGTTACCTTGGCCTGACCAACCCGCAAATCGCTGAGCTTGCGCAAGCTTGGCGCGAGGCACTCGATGTTGAGGGCCGTGTCGCTTTGGCCGACGGGCTCTGGCAGTCGGACATCTTTGAGGCGCGGGTCGCGGCGGCCAAACTGCTGACCCAAGCGCGGCTGCGGCCCGACGATCAAGCCGCTTGGGCGCTGATCGCCAGCTGGACCGCCGATTTCGACAGTTGGGCGATTGCCGATCATGCCAGCATGGCGGCTCAGAAACGACTGATGGCCGATCCGACACGCTTGGACGAATTGGAAAACTGGGTTGCTTCGGATCACCTTTGGACTCGGCGCGCGGCGCTGGTTTCGACCCTGCCGTGGACCAAGCAAAACAATCCCAAGCCGGAGGAACTCGAAGCCCGCGACCGCATCCTTGGCTGGGCGGCGACGATGGCCCCGGATCACCGCTGGTTCATCCAAAAGGCAATTGGCTGGTGGCTCCGCGACCTGTCAAAACACGATCCCGAGCGGACCCACGCCTTTATCGCCACCCATGGGGAGGCGATGAAACCTTTCGCGGTGAAAGAAGCGCTGCGCCTGCTGAAAAAATCGGACGGCGCAGGCTGA
- the glmS gene encoding glutamine--fructose-6-phosphate transaminase (isomerizing) produces MCGIVGVLGTHEVAPILVESLKRLEYRGYDSAGIATLNDGKLDRRRALGKLVNLSDALVHDPLAGKSGIGHTRWATHGAPSVTNAHPHQAGPVAVVHNGIIENFRELRAELAEQGAQFESETDTETVALLAHHYMTQGAGPIEAAKQTLARLEGAFALAFLFDGHEDLMIAARKGSPLAIGYGEGEMYIGSDAIALAPLTNRIAYLEEGDCAVLTRSSVEITDRNGTLANRAIKTVQVDSTRIDKAGHKHFMAKEIAEQPGVISAAIGHYLTPEGEINISLQDIDFTQFDRIVMVACGTASYACLTAKYWFEQIARLPVEVDVASEFRYREPPISPRTLAVFVSQSGETADTLAALRYCEGKAARILSVVNVPESSIARESDLALPIHAGVEVGVASTKAFTCQLVVLFALVLKAARDREAITAEAFADHISNLRGLPAIVSTALEQNDTMQEAALKLSHARDVLFLGRGQMYPLALEGALKLKEISYIHAEAYASGELKHGPIALVDEHVPVVVMAPRDALFDKTVSNMQEVMARKGKVILISDSKGQAEANEGVWFSIEMPPVPDALAPILYAIPAQLLAYHTAVAKGTDVDQPRNLAKSVTVE; encoded by the coding sequence ATGTGTGGAATTGTAGGGGTGCTTGGCACCCACGAAGTCGCTCCCATTCTTGTAGAGTCATTAAAACGGCTGGAATATCGCGGCTATGACAGCGCAGGCATCGCCACGCTGAACGACGGCAAACTCGACCGCCGCCGCGCTCTGGGCAAACTGGTGAACCTCTCTGATGCGCTGGTGCATGACCCGCTGGCGGGGAAGTCCGGCATCGGCCACACCCGTTGGGCCACCCATGGCGCGCCAAGCGTGACCAACGCCCACCCGCATCAAGCGGGGCCCGTGGCGGTGGTGCATAACGGGATCATCGAGAACTTTCGCGAATTGCGGGCCGAATTGGCCGAACAAGGCGCGCAGTTTGAGTCTGAGACAGACACTGAAACCGTCGCTCTATTGGCGCATCATTACATGACACAGGGCGCAGGCCCCATTGAGGCTGCCAAACAGACCCTCGCCCGCCTTGAAGGCGCATTCGCGCTGGCCTTCCTCTTTGACGGCCACGAAGACCTGATGATCGCCGCGCGCAAAGGCTCGCCCTTGGCCATCGGCTATGGTGAGGGCGAGATGTATATCGGCAGCGACGCCATCGCACTGGCCCCGCTAACCAACCGGATCGCCTATCTTGAAGAGGGAGACTGCGCCGTCCTCACCCGCTCATCGGTGGAGATCACGGACCGCAACGGCACGCTGGCCAACAGGGCGATCAAAACCGTGCAGGTCGACAGCACCCGCATCGACAAGGCCGGGCACAAGCACTTCATGGCCAAGGAAATCGCCGAGCAGCCCGGTGTAATCAGTGCAGCCATTGGGCACTATCTGACCCCCGAAGGCGAGATCAACATCAGCTTGCAAGATATTGATTTCACGCAGTTTGACCGGATAGTCATGGTTGCCTGCGGCACCGCCTCCTATGCCTGCCTCACCGCCAAATACTGGTTTGAACAGATCGCCCGCCTGCCGGTCGAGGTCGATGTCGCTTCAGAATTCCGCTACCGTGAGCCGCCAATTTCGCCGCGTACATTGGCGGTTTTTGTCAGCCAGTCGGGCGAAACCGCCGACACGCTGGCGGCCCTGCGCTATTGCGAAGGCAAAGCCGCACGTATCCTATCGGTCGTAAATGTGCCCGAAAGCTCTATCGCCCGCGAAAGCGATCTGGCCCTTCCAATCCATGCCGGTGTCGAAGTCGGCGTGGCCTCGACCAAAGCCTTTACCTGCCAATTGGTCGTGCTCTTCGCGCTGGTCCTCAAAGCCGCGCGGGACCGCGAGGCAATCACGGCTGAGGCCTTTGCCGATCACATCTCAAACCTTCGGGGACTGCCCGCCATCGTCAGCACGGCGCTTGAGCAGAACGACACGATGCAAGAAGCAGCGCTCAAGCTGTCGCATGCCCGCGATGTGCTGTTCTTGGGTCGGGGTCAAATGTACCCCCTCGCCCTCGAGGGTGCACTAAAGCTGAAGGAAATTAGCTACATACACGCCGAAGCTTATGCATCAGGTGAACTGAAGCACGGTCCCATCGCACTGGTGGATGAGCATGTCCCGGTGGTCGTCATGGCACCCCGCGATGCGCTGTTCGACAAGACCGTCAGTAACATGCAAGAGGTCATGGCGCGCAAGGGCAAGGTGATCTTGATCTCCGATTCCAAAGGTCAGGCCGAGGCCAATGAGGGCGTCTGGTTCAGCATTGAAATGCCCCCGGTCCCCGATGCGCTGGCCCCAATTCTCTATGCCATTCCGGCGCAGTTGTTGGCCTATCATACCGCTGTTGCCAAAGGCACGGATGTGGATCAGCCGCGCAATCTGGCGAAATCGGTGACAGTGGAATGA